Genomic segment of Deltaproteobacteria bacterium:
TAAAATCCTTGCAAGACTCATCAGATCCTCATTAGTTTTTTCTTGCCCTTTCTGATTTAATAATGTCCTTGTCTATTGTATGTCTTTGCGGTATTTCCTTGTCTCACGGCTTCACCTATTACGATGAACAGAACTTAATATGACTATGTAGATCATGATGTTTGCGATTATTGATTTTCCCAGAGATATCTTTCTCAAAGATTTGCTGTCTATCACCATTCTGGTTTTATATGTGATTTTTTGCCAGCAACCGGTATGTGCAGAGCCTTATCAGCGGCTCGAAACAATTCATTTCTTTATCAAATATGTGGACGCGGAAGGGAAACTGGCTAAGCATATATCCACTACATCAGAAAAAATCAGGGGAAGGATTATTGCCGACATAGGATATGAATTTTCGGATAAGACCATGATCATCCTGGCACCGTCTATTGAAGAATTTCAAAAGGTTCAACCGGGCAAGGAAAGGATTCCTCTCTGGGCATCGGCGGTGGCTTACCCCGAACTTAACTTGATTATTCTGAGATCTCCAGGGGCCATAAAAGGGGGGCGTCTTGATTACGAAAAAGTGTTTACTCATGAATTTACCCATATAGTCTTTGGGAAAGTCTTGGAAGGACGGGCGACACCTACTTGGCTTGCCGAAGGATTTGCAATGTATGAATCTTCAGAGTGGCATTTAGCAAGAATGGCCAGTCTGACAAAAGCGTTTCTGACGAAGCGGGTGATTCCTCTCGAAAAACTAACCGCGAATTTCCCCAGTGATCCCAATGAAGCAGAACTCGCCTATGCGGAAAGCTTTATGTTTGTGTCTTTTCTCATCAATAAATTCGGTAGGAAGGCATTTCAACAATTCCTCAGGAACTACGCTGCTGATGGAAATCTTAGAGGCTCATTAACAAAGATAACCGGGATGCACCTGGTCACGCTCGAAAAAGAATGGCTCGATTACATGGAGGTGAGGGTTTCGTGGATACCCCTAATCACCAGCGCTACAACATTCTGGTTTGTCATCACACTCATTTTTGTTTACGGGTATTACCGAAAGAGAAGAATTGCCAGGGAAACCCTTC
This window contains:
- a CDS encoding peptidase MA family metallohydrolase; amino-acid sequence: MMFAIIDFPRDIFLKDLLSITILVLYVIFCQQPVCAEPYQRLETIHFFIKYVDAEGKLAKHISTTSEKIRGRIIADIGYEFSDKTMIILAPSIEEFQKVQPGKERIPLWASAVAYPELNLIILRSPGAIKGGRLDYEKVFTHEFTHIVFGKVLEGRATPTWLAEGFAMYESSEWHLARMASLTKAFLTKRVIPLEKLTANFPSDPNEAELAYAESFMFVSFLINKFGRKAFQQFLRNYAADGNLRGSLTKITGMHLVTLEKEWLDYMEVRVSWIPLITSATTFWFVITLIFVYGYYRKRRIARETLQTWEQEERENNAPP